Proteins from a single region of Pseudodesulfovibrio portus:
- a CDS encoding pyridoxal-phosphate-dependent aminotransferase family protein, whose protein sequence is MSKPNFALLKLFITGPTYIRDEIKEAGRLPEFGHRDAENDLRFAPIRENLRKLAGCGDDYEPILCLGSGSTAMEASVRSLVAEGETILNVSVGAFGDMYYNLADHNGKKSENLKFDYGQAIDLNVLEDKLKELKPDLVSFTHNETSTGVVNDMKATCELIRAHGAMPIVDGVSIFGGADLDLSNSGAAMYSTATQKALALPAGFGIGFVSGEAEEKAAKVTNKGHHHDITKHLGRARKNQTLTTPNCTLANQMYVQLDHIVNVEGIENRFNRHIEMRGMVEKWVAGLDGFEMFAPEGYRSPTVSTVLCPAGVTVTQLKKGVKEALRGGGYLMDPGYGKLNAALEEAGRRLVIRVGHMGDIMPDMLGEYLGKLEVELKKL, encoded by the coding sequence ATGAGCAAACCGAATTTTGCGCTTTTGAAGCTGTTTATCACCGGACCTACATATATCCGAGACGAGATCAAGGAAGCGGGGCGGCTCCCCGAGTTCGGGCATCGCGACGCGGAAAACGACCTCCGGTTCGCCCCCATCCGCGAAAACCTGCGCAAGCTGGCCGGGTGCGGCGATGACTATGAACCCATTCTCTGCCTGGGGTCGGGCTCCACGGCCATGGAAGCGTCCGTGCGCTCCCTGGTGGCCGAGGGCGAGACCATCCTGAACGTGTCCGTGGGCGCCTTCGGCGACATGTACTACAATCTGGCCGACCATAACGGGAAGAAGTCCGAGAACCTCAAGTTCGACTACGGGCAGGCCATCGACCTGAACGTGCTTGAGGACAAGCTCAAGGAACTCAAGCCCGATCTGGTCTCCTTCACCCACAACGAGACCTCCACCGGCGTGGTCAACGACATGAAGGCCACCTGCGAGCTGATCCGTGCGCACGGGGCCATGCCCATCGTGGACGGCGTGTCCATCTTCGGCGGCGCGGACCTCGACCTGTCCAATTCCGGGGCCGCCATGTACTCCACGGCCACCCAGAAGGCCCTGGCCCTGCCCGCCGGTTTCGGCATCGGCTTCGTTTCCGGGGAGGCCGAGGAAAAGGCCGCCAAGGTGACCAACAAGGGCCACCACCACGACATCACCAAGCACCTGGGCCGCGCCCGCAAGAACCAGACCCTGACCACTCCCAACTGCACCCTGGCCAACCAGATGTACGTGCAGCTCGATCACATCGTGAACGTGGAAGGCATCGAGAACCGGTTCAACCGGCACATCGAGATGCGGGGCATGGTCGAGAAATGGGTCGCGGGCCTGGACGGGTTCGAGATGTTCGCTCCCGAGGGCTACCGCTCGCCCACCGTGTCCACCGTGCTCTGCCCTGCGGGCGTGACCGTGACCCAGCTCAAGAAGGGCGTGAAGGAAGCGCTGCGCGGCGGGGGCTATCTCATGGACCCGGGCTACGGAAAGCTCAACGCCGCCCTGGAAGAGGCGGGCCGCCGCCTGGTCATCCGCGTGGGCCACATGGGCGACATCATGCCCGACATGCTGGGCGAATACCTCGGCAAGCTCGAAGTGGAACTGAAGAAATTGTAA
- a CDS encoding cation:proton antiporter, giving the protein MDPLIPGIVGAAFCILVIGFVMERFRQPSVIGYILAGIVLGPQGLALIQDQAVIARMGEFGVILLLFFVGMEVPLATLLKHWLVSGLGTLLQIVLSLGCTWAIGTFFGWPVARIVLLGFVVSLSSTAVVLKYLELRDQLHTRLGSNLIGILLVQDVAIVFMLIAMQFLRGQTPSAGELVLQGIGCVASLLLIAFLARKKHINLPCYQNFCGKGDKEYEVFMALILCFGLALVSGLLGLSAGLGAFLAGLVVSSAKETQWVHENLNPFRVVFLALFFVSIGTQIDLDFIRLNTMALLMLVLVLFVTNTFINASILHVLRTPWHESLLAGALLSQIGEFSFVLAAVGHEASIISDYAYHMTISTIVFSLILTPAWAMLIERSTAAWRRRSPTS; this is encoded by the coding sequence ATGGACCCACTGATTCCCGGCATAGTTGGCGCAGCGTTTTGCATCCTTGTCATCGGGTTTGTCATGGAGCGGTTCAGGCAGCCTTCGGTTATCGGTTATATCTTGGCCGGTATCGTTCTCGGACCGCAGGGTTTGGCATTGATCCAGGATCAGGCCGTGATCGCCCGGATGGGAGAGTTCGGGGTGATCCTGCTCCTGTTCTTTGTGGGGATGGAAGTGCCGCTGGCAACGCTGCTCAAGCATTGGCTCGTGTCGGGCCTCGGAACCCTGTTGCAGATAGTGTTGAGCCTGGGCTGCACGTGGGCGATCGGCACTTTCTTCGGGTGGCCCGTCGCCAGGATCGTTTTGCTCGGCTTTGTCGTCAGCCTGAGCAGTACGGCTGTGGTCCTCAAATATCTTGAACTCCGCGACCAACTCCATACCCGGTTGGGTTCCAATCTGATCGGCATTCTGCTGGTGCAGGACGTCGCCATCGTCTTCATGCTCATAGCCATGCAGTTCTTGAGGGGGCAAACTCCGTCTGCAGGGGAGTTGGTGCTTCAAGGCATCGGTTGCGTTGCAAGCCTGCTGCTCATCGCGTTTCTTGCCCGGAAAAAACATATCAATCTTCCATGCTACCAGAATTTTTGCGGAAAGGGGGACAAGGAGTACGAGGTTTTCATGGCGTTGATCCTGTGCTTCGGGCTTGCGTTGGTCTCCGGCCTTTTGGGCCTTTCGGCCGGTCTGGGAGCCTTCCTGGCGGGCCTTGTCGTGTCTTCGGCAAAGGAAACGCAATGGGTTCATGAGAATCTGAATCCGTTCAGGGTCGTGTTTCTGGCGCTGTTTTTCGTGTCTATCGGCACGCAGATCGACCTCGATTTCATCAGGCTCAACACTATGGCTTTGCTGATGCTTGTGCTGGTTTTGTTCGTCACGAACACGTTCATCAATGCGTCCATCCTGCATGTGCTGCGGACACCATGGCACGAAAGCCTTCTCGCCGGAGCATTGCTGTCCCAGATAGGCGAATTCAGTTTTGTCCTGGCCGCAGTGGGGCACGAAGCATCCATTATCAGCGATTACGCGTACCACATGACCATTTCCACGATCGTTTTTTCCCTTATCCTGACACCGGCGTGGGCCATGCTCATTGAGCGATCCACGGCTGCGTGGAGGCGACGGTCGCCAACGTCATGA
- a CDS encoding ATP-binding cassette domain-containing protein, which yields MHPLISLTHATVTRNGRRLLGPLSCAIVRDRHLAVTGVNGSGKTTFLRLLRGEILPDAGGERVYDFGQGPQHSVVGLRQRIGMVSADMQEFYYLHARRVTGRNVILAGFFDTPMLYEETTPEQEAAADEVIHRLGVGDLADRELGTLSTGQVRRLLVVRGLAPGPDVLLLDECLDGLDKGSRGEVLELLELAGERTTLVCAAHRAGDLPDCIQEAVVLEGGRMAARGPRVEAEGLLRETAPDMVACDVPVAAPPAEFEFLLRMENVSVVVDGTRILDTVNWQVLPGEHWIVLGDNGAGKSTLLKLITSEMAPYADDELGVGVIHRLGGLTMDEARSLIGVVSPDLQATYGRELGWEVTAEETVMSGYRGSVGMLDEPTSEERLGAARWLKAVGLDGLGPRRLRHMSYGQQRRVFLARAMAPGPKLLLLDEPFSGLDAGSRTVMRDMVEGLARAGTPIILVTHHGGDRISSVNRVMALDSGRQLFCGKREKYEADFLPHEG from the coding sequence ATGCATCCACTGATTTCCCTGACCCACGCGACCGTGACCCGCAACGGCAGACGGCTTCTCGGCCCCCTTTCCTGCGCCATCGTCCGGGACCGCCATCTGGCCGTGACCGGCGTCAACGGATCGGGCAAGACCACCTTCCTCCGCCTGCTTCGGGGGGAGATCCTCCCGGATGCGGGCGGCGAGCGGGTCTATGATTTCGGCCAGGGACCGCAGCATTCCGTGGTCGGTCTGCGCCAACGCATCGGCATGGTCTCGGCGGACATGCAGGAATTTTATTATCTTCACGCCCGGCGCGTCACCGGGCGCAACGTGATCCTGGCCGGGTTCTTCGATACCCCGATGCTGTACGAGGAAACGACCCCGGAGCAGGAGGCGGCTGCGGACGAGGTCATCCACCGGCTGGGTGTCGGCGATTTGGCCGATCGCGAGTTGGGAACACTTTCCACAGGCCAGGTGCGCAGGCTGCTGGTGGTGCGCGGCCTGGCACCGGGCCCGGACGTCCTCCTGCTCGACGAATGCCTGGACGGGCTGGACAAGGGGAGCAGGGGCGAGGTCCTCGAACTGCTCGAACTGGCCGGGGAGCGCACCACTCTGGTCTGCGCCGCGCACCGTGCGGGCGACCTGCCGGACTGCATCCAAGAGGCCGTGGTCCTGGAAGGCGGCAGGATGGCGGCCCGGGGCCCGCGCGTTGAGGCCGAGGGCCTTTTGCGGGAGACCGCCCCGGACATGGTGGCCTGCGACGTGCCCGTGGCGGCCCCGCCCGCTGAATTCGAATTTCTGCTGCGCATGGAGAACGTGTCGGTGGTGGTGGACGGGACCCGGATTCTGGACACCGTCAACTGGCAGGTCCTGCCGGGCGAGCACTGGATCGTGCTCGGCGACAACGGGGCGGGCAAGTCCACGCTGCTCAAGCTGATCACCAGCGAGATGGCCCCGTACGCCGACGATGAACTCGGGGTGGGCGTCATCCACAGGCTGGGCGGGTTGACCATGGACGAGGCGAGGTCTCTCATCGGCGTCGTCTCCCCTGATCTGCAGGCGACCTACGGCCGGGAACTCGGCTGGGAAGTGACCGCCGAGGAGACGGTCATGTCCGGCTATCGCGGATCGGTGGGCATGCTGGACGAGCCCACCAGCGAGGAGCGGCTGGGCGCGGCCAGGTGGCTCAAGGCGGTGGGCCTGGACGGCCTCGGCCCGCGTCGGCTGCGGCATATGTCCTACGGCCAGCAGCGAAGGGTCTTCCTGGCCCGGGCCATGGCGCCGGGGCCGAAACTGCTGCTGCTCGACGAGCCGTTTTCCGGGCTGGACGCGGGCTCCCGCACGGTCATGCGCGACATGGTCGAGGGACTGGCCCGGGCCGGTACGCCGATCATCCTGGTCACGCATCACGGTGGGGACCGGATTTCGTCCGTCAACCGGGTCATGGCCCTTGATTCGGGGCGGCAATTGTTCTGCGGAAAACGCGAGAAATACGAGGCGGATTTTTTACCGCATGAAGGGTAA
- a CDS encoding methyl-accepting chemotaxis protein, which yields MLNNLRLRVKLGIGFGVVLFLTMAMAAIGLNGMSNVQDRVDKADDVNRLVRFILESRVQEKNFMLRKDVKLLDGHASSLKALFAQAKTTSDKFDQQLNKDQMAEVTASVGEYEKAFASYVDLERQKNEDMQAMRVEANIALEQTEALRTAQKEQFQALLTSGTASTADIMDKLDKADDANRMIKWFLDARKNEKEYIISSDQAYLDKHGEGLQKIQTLGKDLGDRLNAKTNIDLLNNVNQALVRYQAEFDGFVTCMNKQVEAENVMVAAARKADEVCRAARADQKQKMMSEITSANVLSMSSAVAALLLGLAAATFLTLSITRPIAKGVNFAKDMSKGDFSKTLDVNQKDEIGVLAAALNNMVVKLRKVVQEVGGATENVAAGSEQLSASAEGLSQGATEQAAAIEEISSSMEQMASNISQNAENAKLTDDLANKAAADARESGSAVTQTVDAMNSIAEKISIIEEIARQTNLLALNAAIEAARAGEHGKGFAVVAAEVRKLAERSGTAAAEISDLSSSSLAVADKAGTMLKQLVPDIEKTAALVQEISAASDEQNAGAIQVNQAISQLDQVIQQNATASEEMASTSEELSAQGQMLQSTMAFFKINGHGRGHSAGTRVSVARTAPAALPTAEPSAAETGMELAMDDQSEEFERF from the coding sequence ATGCTGAACAATTTACGATTACGTGTGAAACTCGGTATCGGATTCGGCGTTGTCCTGTTCCTGACGATGGCCATGGCCGCCATAGGCCTGAATGGTATGAGCAATGTTCAGGACCGCGTCGACAAGGCCGACGACGTCAACCGGCTGGTGCGTTTCATCCTGGAAAGCCGGGTGCAGGAGAAAAATTTCATGCTCCGAAAGGACGTCAAGCTTCTCGACGGACATGCGTCGTCCCTCAAGGCCCTCTTTGCCCAGGCCAAAACGACCAGCGACAAGTTCGACCAGCAATTGAACAAGGACCAGATGGCCGAGGTGACCGCCTCGGTCGGGGAATACGAAAAGGCCTTTGCCTCATACGTCGACCTGGAAAGACAGAAGAATGAAGACATGCAGGCCATGCGCGTCGAGGCCAATATCGCCCTGGAGCAGACCGAGGCCCTGCGCACCGCGCAGAAGGAACAATTCCAGGCCCTGCTCACCTCCGGCACCGCCTCCACGGCGGATATCATGGACAAGCTGGACAAGGCGGACGATGCCAACCGGATGATCAAGTGGTTCCTGGACGCCCGCAAGAACGAGAAGGAATACATCATCTCTTCCGACCAGGCCTACCTCGACAAGCACGGGGAGGGCCTGCAGAAGATCCAGACCCTGGGCAAGGACCTCGGAGACCGGCTCAACGCCAAAACGAACATCGACCTCCTGAACAACGTCAACCAGGCATTGGTCAGGTACCAGGCTGAATTCGATGGCTTCGTCACCTGCATGAACAAGCAGGTCGAAGCAGAGAATGTTATGGTCGCGGCGGCGCGCAAGGCCGACGAGGTCTGCCGCGCGGCCCGGGCCGACCAGAAGCAGAAGATGATGAGCGAAATCACCAGCGCCAACGTCCTGAGCATGAGTTCAGCGGTCGCGGCCCTGCTCCTCGGACTGGCCGCAGCCACGTTCCTGACCCTGTCCATCACCAGGCCCATCGCCAAGGGCGTCAACTTTGCCAAGGACATGTCGAAGGGCGACTTCTCCAAGACGCTGGACGTGAACCAGAAAGACGAAATCGGCGTCCTGGCCGCCGCGCTCAACAACATGGTCGTCAAGCTCAGGAAGGTTGTCCAGGAAGTCGGCGGGGCCACGGAAAACGTGGCCGCAGGCAGCGAGCAACTGTCGGCCTCGGCCGAGGGCTTGTCCCAGGGGGCCACGGAACAGGCCGCCGCCATCGAGGAGATTTCCTCCTCCATGGAGCAGATGGCCTCCAACATCAGCCAAAACGCCGAGAACGCGAAGCTCACGGACGACCTCGCCAACAAGGCTGCGGCGGACGCCCGCGAAAGCGGCTCGGCCGTGACCCAGACCGTGGATGCCATGAACTCCATCGCCGAGAAGATTTCCATCATCGAGGAAATCGCCCGCCAGACCAACCTGCTGGCCCTGAACGCGGCCATCGAAGCGGCCCGGGCCGGTGAACACGGCAAGGGATTCGCCGTGGTGGCGGCGGAAGTGCGCAAGCTGGCCGAGCGCAGCGGCACCGCCGCCGCCGAGATCAGCGATCTGTCCAGCTCCAGCCTGGCCGTGGCCGACAAGGCCGGCACCATGCTGAAACAACTGGTCCCGGACATCGAAAAGACCGCCGCCCTGGTGCAGGAGATATCCGCGGCCAGCGACGAGCAGAACGCGGGCGCGATACAGGTCAACCAGGCCATCAGCCAACTCGACCAGGTCATCCAGCAGAACGCCACGGCTTCCGAGGAGATGGCCTCCACCAGCGAGGAGCTGTCCGCACAGGGCCAGATGCTGCAATCGACCATGGCCTTCTTCAAGATCAATGGGCACGGGCGCGGCCACAGCGCCGGAACCAGGGTGAGCGTCGCCCGGACCGCGCCCGCCGCCCTGCCCACGGCGGAACCCTCCGCAGCCGAAACGGGCATGGAGTTGGCCATGGATGACCAGTCAGAGGAATTCGAGCGCTTCTAA
- a CDS encoding DUF362 domain-containing protein: protein MPETVAIARVPEYDSPLLDTATAQVLENSGLAVRPGDRVLVKPNLVNSSNARHCTTHPQVVRAACAWLLDRGAAVTVADSPAFGPASRVARASDLARELAGLGIGVKSLKRAAPLELTGGGTIGLSQDALEADRILNMPKLKVHCQMTMSGAVKNLFGCVVGFRKAVAHYSLGHSHEVFRSMLMDVYAALPRTHHLLDGVHPLHRDGPINGHPFALGMLAASANGVALDTAAYTAVGLTPERVPLWGEAVQRQLPGSDPGRIAYPMEQPHNFDATGFILSAERELAFRPLRLIRGRVRSLLEHFEK from the coding sequence ATGCCCGAAACCGTCGCCATTGCCCGCGTCCCCGAATACGACTCCCCCCTGCTCGACACGGCCACCGCCCAGGTGCTGGAAAACTCGGGGCTTGCCGTGCGCCCCGGCGACAGGGTGCTGGTCAAGCCCAACCTGGTCAACTCGTCCAATGCGCGCCATTGCACCACCCATCCGCAGGTGGTCCGGGCGGCCTGCGCATGGCTTCTGGACCGGGGGGCCGCTGTCACGGTGGCGGACTCGCCCGCCTTCGGCCCGGCGTCCCGCGTGGCCCGCGCCTCCGATTTGGCCCGGGAACTGGCCGGGCTGGGGATCGGGGTAAAGAGCCTGAAGCGGGCCGCGCCGCTTGAACTGACGGGCGGGGGGACCATCGGCCTGTCCCAGGACGCCCTGGAAGCGGACCGCATCCTGAACATGCCCAAGCTCAAGGTGCACTGCCAGATGACCATGTCCGGCGCGGTCAAGAACCTGTTCGGCTGCGTGGTCGGCTTCCGCAAGGCCGTGGCCCACTATTCGCTGGGCCATTCCCACGAGGTGTTCCGGTCCATGCTCATGGACGTGTATGCCGCCCTGCCGCGCACCCACCACCTTCTGGACGGCGTCCACCCCCTGCACAGGGACGGCCCCATCAACGGCCACCCCTTCGCGCTCGGCATGCTGGCCGCGTCAGCCAACGGCGTGGCCCTGGACACGGCGGCCTACACTGCGGTCGGCCTGACCCCGGAGCGGGTCCCTCTCTGGGGCGAGGCCGTGCAGCGCCAATTGCCCGGTTCCGACCCCGGCCGCATAGCCTACCCCATGGAGCAGCCCCACAACTTCGACGCCACCGGGTTCATCCTGTCCGCCGAACGGGAACTGGCCTTCCGCCCCCTGCGCCTGATCCGGGGGAGGGTCCGCAGTCTTCTGGAACACTTTGAAAAATAG
- the hypF gene encoding carbamoyltransferase HypF — translation MTLVRQRFTITGQVQGVGFRPFIYRIAMDRGVTGSVNNSSAGVLIEIQGTQKQADGFAEDLADKLPPLAKVVTLQSESLDVVEGESEFIILESTGGVGHSVLISPDVATCPDCLSDMDDPDNRRYRYPFTNCTNCGPRYTITRSIPYDRPQTSMSRFELCPDCRKEYEDPLDRRFHAQPNACPRCGPKTWLTDNQGAVIAQGDESLRRLAAELGEGKIAAVKGLGGFHLVCDASSDLAVATLRERKFRPDKPLAVMVPDMKSAHMLADISPAEEDWLTGIHRPIVLAAKREPFILSGHVAPDTNFVGLMLPYTPLHHVLLNDFRNCCDPVPALVMTSGNMSSEPICLDNDEALERLGNIADLMLFHNRDILIRTDDSVVRVNPVSSDPLFMRRARGFVPAPVFLPEEGPTVLGTGPELKCTMTLTKKDQAFPSQHIGNMSNLETMEFFKEILAHLQDILQVRPELIVRDLHPDYMTSTLAEEIGRKMGVPVAALQHHVAHIYSVLAENGHTGPALGLALDGTGFGEDGTIWGGECFMVIPEMLEHQRLAHFSRIRLPGGEAAVREPWRIAQAALWELGVREPGKYAWPWLKDFEKESRFLPRIIEKGINAPLTSSCGRLFDAVAGLCGLADTISYEGQAAIRLEKVQDMNEKGAYPCPLTSADPVALNTLELVAGALEDLDNEVPVPVVARRFHKGLINGLTEMAFSFSMLLDIHHVGLSGGVMQNLTLATELPMALEGAGLIPLVHKQLPPNDGCISLGQAVWGQRKLLL, via the coding sequence ATGACTCTTGTTCGGCAGCGGTTTACCATCACCGGTCAGGTCCAGGGCGTGGGCTTCAGACCCTTCATCTATCGGATCGCCATGGACAGGGGCGTCACCGGTTCGGTGAACAACTCCTCGGCCGGGGTACTCATCGAAATCCAGGGGACCCAGAAACAGGCCGACGGGTTTGCCGAGGACCTGGCGGACAAGCTCCCGCCCCTGGCAAAGGTCGTCACCCTCCAGTCCGAGAGCCTGGACGTGGTCGAGGGCGAATCCGAATTCATCATACTCGAGTCAACGGGCGGCGTCGGCCATTCCGTACTCATCTCCCCCGACGTGGCCACCTGCCCGGACTGCCTGTCGGACATGGACGACCCGGACAACCGCCGCTACCGCTACCCGTTCACCAACTGCACCAACTGCGGGCCGCGCTACACCATCACCCGGTCCATCCCCTATGACCGCCCTCAGACTTCCATGTCCAGGTTCGAGCTGTGTCCGGACTGCCGCAAGGAGTACGAGGACCCGCTGGACCGGCGGTTCCACGCCCAGCCCAACGCATGCCCCCGGTGCGGTCCCAAGACCTGGCTGACCGACAACCAGGGGGCCGTCATCGCCCAGGGCGACGAATCCCTGCGCCGACTGGCAGCCGAACTCGGGGAAGGCAAGATCGCGGCGGTCAAAGGCCTCGGGGGATTCCACCTGGTCTGCGACGCGTCCTCGGATCTGGCCGTCGCCACGCTTCGCGAACGCAAATTCCGACCGGACAAACCCCTGGCGGTAATGGTCCCGGACATGAAGTCCGCCCACATGCTGGCCGACATCAGCCCCGCCGAGGAAGACTGGTTGACCGGCATACACCGGCCCATCGTCCTGGCGGCCAAGCGCGAGCCGTTCATCCTGTCCGGACACGTGGCCCCGGACACGAATTTCGTGGGGCTGATGCTGCCCTACACCCCGCTTCACCACGTGCTGCTCAATGACTTCAGGAACTGTTGCGACCCGGTCCCGGCCCTGGTCATGACCTCCGGCAACATGAGTTCCGAACCCATCTGCCTCGACAACGACGAGGCCCTGGAGCGCCTGGGGAACATCGCTGACCTGATGCTCTTCCACAACCGGGACATCCTCATCCGCACGGACGACTCCGTGGTCCGGGTCAACCCGGTGAGCAGCGACCCGCTGTTCATGCGCAGGGCGCGCGGCTTCGTCCCGGCCCCGGTCTTCCTGCCCGAGGAAGGCCCCACCGTACTCGGCACGGGGCCGGAGCTGAAATGCACCATGACCCTGACCAAGAAGGACCAGGCCTTCCCCAGCCAGCACATCGGCAACATGTCCAACCTGGAAACAATGGAATTCTTCAAGGAAATCCTGGCCCACCTCCAGGACATCCTCCAGGTCCGGCCGGAGCTGATCGTCCGCGACCTGCACCCCGACTACATGACCTCCACCCTGGCCGAGGAGATCGGCAGGAAAATGGGCGTGCCCGTGGCCGCCCTCCAGCACCACGTGGCGCACATCTACTCGGTCCTGGCCGAAAACGGACACACGGGACCGGCCCTGGGGCTGGCCCTGGACGGAACCGGCTTCGGCGAGGACGGCACCATCTGGGGCGGCGAATGTTTCATGGTCATACCGGAAATGCTCGAGCACCAGCGGCTGGCCCACTTCTCCCGCATCCGGCTGCCCGGCGGCGAGGCCGCGGTCAGGGAACCCTGGCGCATCGCCCAGGCCGCCCTGTGGGAACTGGGTGTCCGGGAACCGGGCAAATACGCCTGGCCCTGGCTCAAGGACTTCGAGAAAGAAAGCCGCTTCCTGCCCCGGATCATCGAAAAAGGCATCAACGCGCCCCTGACGTCCAGTTGCGGCAGACTGTTCGACGCCGTGGCCGGGCTGTGCGGCCTGGCCGACACCATCTCCTACGAGGGACAGGCCGCCATCCGGCTGGAAAAGGTCCAGGACATGAACGAAAAGGGGGCCTATCCCTGCCCCCTCACCTCGGCCGACCCGGTGGCCCTGAACACCCTCGAACTGGTGGCCGGTGCCCTGGAAGACCTGGACAACGAGGTGCCCGTGCCGGTGGTGGCCCGCCGGTTCCACAAGGGACTGATCAACGGGCTGACCGAAATGGCCTTCTCCTTCTCCATGCTCCTGGATATCCACCACGTGGGGCTGTCCGGCGGGGTCATGCAGAACCTGACCCTGGCCACGGAACTCCCCATGGCCCTGGAAGGCGCGGGCCTGATTCCCCTGGTCCACAAGCAACTCCCGCCCAACGACGGTTGCATCTCGCTCGGGCAGGCGGTCTGGGGCCAGAGGAAACTGCTGCTCTAG
- a CDS encoding phosphoglycerate dehydrogenase has protein sequence MNKRILANDGLVEEAQKYLKQQGFIIETEKRDEEDLMSEIGSFDALLVRSATKVTRELLEAGVRNGGKLKIVGRGGVGTDNIDLEAAKELGVIVKFAPNGNTNATAEHALGLMFAIARRVPFAHHTLMNGTWHKKRFKGVELFGKTLGIIGCGRIGQALAAKAGALGMKVIGYDMYRSIDAPLTYVDSIPELLAQSDFVSLHCGGTEPVINTEQLAQMKDTAFLINASRGKNVAEDALYNALKTGQIAGAALDCYETEPKREGLPFENKLQELDNIVMSAHLGASTRNAGVRTGMEIAEVVTGYLRRGEYGNSVNVGETVEEEGTEVYTIFITHADTPGMFGKFGTVMGEMGVNIRENNSRKLGEQVQTVYMVHAKPSEEVRAALAGIDGVARVTI, from the coding sequence ATGAACAAACGCATCCTGGCCAACGACGGCCTGGTCGAAGAGGCCCAGAAATATCTGAAGCAGCAGGGCTTCATCATCGAGACGGAGAAGCGCGACGAGGAAGACCTCATGAGCGAGATCGGCTCCTTCGACGCCCTGCTCGTGCGCTCGGCCACCAAGGTCACCCGCGAACTGCTGGAAGCGGGCGTCCGAAACGGCGGCAAGCTCAAGATCGTCGGTCGCGGCGGCGTGGGCACCGACAACATCGACCTCGAAGCGGCCAAGGAACTCGGCGTCATCGTCAAGTTCGCGCCCAACGGCAACACCAACGCCACCGCCGAACACGCGCTGGGCCTGATGTTCGCCATCGCCCGCCGCGTGCCCTTTGCCCATCATACGCTGATGAACGGCACCTGGCACAAGAAGCGTTTCAAGGGCGTGGAGCTGTTCGGCAAGACGCTCGGCATCATAGGCTGCGGCCGCATCGGTCAGGCCCTGGCCGCCAAGGCGGGCGCCCTCGGCATGAAGGTCATCGGCTACGACATGTACCGGTCCATCGACGCGCCCCTGACCTACGTGGACTCCATTCCCGAGTTGCTGGCCCAGTCGGATTTCGTGTCCCTGCACTGCGGCGGCACCGAGCCGGTCATCAACACCGAGCAATTGGCGCAGATGAAGGATACCGCCTTCCTGATCAACGCCTCACGCGGCAAGAACGTGGCCGAGGACGCGCTTTACAACGCGCTCAAGACAGGCCAGATCGCGGGCGCGGCGCTCGACTGCTACGAGACCGAGCCCAAGCGTGAGGGGCTGCCCTTCGAGAACAAGCTCCAGGAGCTGGACAACATCGTCATGTCCGCTCACCTGGGCGCTTCCACCCGCAACGCGGGCGTGCGCACCGGCATGGAGATCGCCGAGGTGGTCACCGGCTACCTGCGGCGCGGCGAGTACGGCAACTCCGTCAACGTCGGCGAGACCGTTGAGGAAGAGGGCACCGAGGTCTACACCATCTTCATCACCCACGCTGACACGCCGGGCATGTTCGGCAAGTTCGGCACCGTCATGGGCGAGATGGGCGTCAACATCCGCGAGAACAACTCCCGCAAGCTCGGCGAGCAGGTCCAGACCGTGTACATGGTCCACGCCAAGCCCAGCGAGGAAGTGCGCGCCGCCCTGGCAGGCATCGACGGCGTCGCCCGCGTGACCATCTAG
- a CDS encoding YqaE/Pmp3 family membrane protein has translation MGGLGLQFWVNLLLTILGYFPGLVHVIWLLTRKK, from the coding sequence GTGGGCGGCCTGGGCCTCCAGTTCTGGGTCAACCTGCTGCTGACCATCCTCGGCTACTTCCCGGGCCTGGTCCACGTCATCTGGTTGCTCACCCGAAAGAAATAG